Proteins from a single region of Stappia sp. ES.058:
- a CDS encoding aa3-type cytochrome c oxidase subunit IV, translating into MSDQTSPAMDYAEHERTYTGFLNFSKVAIVAAINVMICLLLLTFGGGGAAFFGTVLMIATLIAAGVGLFAGANGWVPSAVITLVSGLLAIITLA; encoded by the coding sequence ATGTCCGATCAGACGTCACCGGCAATGGACTACGCAGAGCACGAGCGCACCTACACCGGCTTCCTGAATTTTTCGAAAGTGGCCATTGTTGCCGCGATCAACGTGATGATTTGCCTGCTTCTGCTGACCTTCGGCGGCGGCGGCGCGGCGTTTTTCGGAACCGTCTTGATGATCGCGACGTTGATAGCCGCAGGGGTCGGCCTGTTTGCAGGCGCCAATGGCTGGGTGCCTTCTGCGGTGATCACGCTGGTTTCGGGCCTGCTTGCGATCATCACGCTTGCCTGA
- a CDS encoding proton-translocating transhydrogenase family protein, producing the protein MTEQSATETLERARAAAETARDAADTAQAAADAAQGYADQLAGGMGDTIAHAASAATGGAIDPFVFQFTIFVLAIFVGYYVVWSVTPALHTPLMSVTNAISSVIVVGALLAVGVDLAAEGAGYARGFGFIALIMASVNIFGGFLVTQRMLAMYKKKQK; encoded by the coding sequence ATGACGGAACAAAGCGCTACGGAAACGCTTGAACGCGCCAGGGCTGCGGCCGAAACGGCGCGTGACGCGGCGGACACCGCGCAAGCCGCGGCAGATGCCGCGCAAGGCTACGCAGACCAGCTCGCAGGCGGGATGGGAGATACGATCGCTCACGCCGCCTCGGCGGCAACGGGCGGGGCGATCGATCCCTTCGTCTTCCAGTTCACGATCTTCGTTCTGGCGATTTTCGTCGGCTACTACGTGGTCTGGTCGGTGACCCCGGCCCTTCACACGCCGCTCATGTCGGTAACCAACGCCATCTCGAGCGTCATCGTCGTCGGCGCGTTGCTCGCCGTCGGGGTCGATCTCGCGGCCGAGGGCGCGGGCTACGCGCGCGGCTTCGGCTTCATCGCCCTGATCATGGCCAGCGTGAACATCTTCGGCGGCTTCCTGGTCACCCAGCGCATGCTCGCCATGTACAAGAAAAAGCAGAAATAG
- a CDS encoding Re/Si-specific NAD(P)(+) transhydrogenase subunit alpha: MKLAVPRESEAGEPRVAATPDTVKRFVALGFDVAVEKGAGALSRIPDADFEAAGATLAADAKATLADADVVLKVRRPSTDELGLTKKGALVIASMDPYGHDDAVKAMAEAGIAAFAMEFMPRITRAQSMDVLSSQANLAGYQAVIDASAEYDRAMPMMMTAAGTVPAARVFVMGAGVAGLQAIATARRLGAVVTATDVRPAAKEQVESLGAKFVAVEDDEFKQAETAGGYAKEMSDEYKKKQNELVATHIAKQDIVITTALIPGRPAPKLIDAAMVASMKPGSVIVDLAVERGGNVEGSKPGKIAKSGDVKIIGHLNVPGRIAASASTLYAKNLFAFAETMIDKEAKAIAVNWDDELVKATVLTRDGQVVHPAFAPDTK, translated from the coding sequence ATGAAACTCGCAGTGCCCCGCGAAAGCGAGGCAGGAGAACCGCGCGTCGCCGCCACGCCGGATACCGTGAAACGCTTCGTTGCACTCGGATTCGACGTCGCAGTCGAAAAAGGCGCAGGAGCCCTGTCCCGGATTCCCGATGCCGACTTCGAAGCTGCGGGCGCAACGCTCGCCGCCGATGCAAAGGCCACCCTTGCCGACGCAGACGTCGTGCTCAAGGTCCGCCGTCCCTCGACGGACGAGTTGGGCCTGACGAAAAAGGGCGCGCTTGTTATCGCCAGCATGGACCCCTACGGCCACGACGACGCGGTCAAGGCCATGGCCGAGGCCGGCATTGCCGCATTCGCCATGGAGTTCATGCCGCGCATCACCCGCGCGCAGTCGATGGACGTTCTGTCGTCCCAGGCAAACCTTGCCGGCTATCAGGCGGTAATCGATGCATCAGCGGAATATGACCGCGCGATGCCGATGATGATGACGGCCGCCGGCACCGTGCCCGCAGCGCGTGTCTTCGTCATGGGCGCGGGCGTCGCCGGCCTTCAGGCGATTGCCACGGCACGCCGTCTCGGCGCTGTCGTCACCGCGACCGACGTGCGCCCGGCCGCCAAGGAACAGGTGGAATCGCTTGGCGCGAAATTCGTCGCTGTCGAGGATGACGAGTTCAAGCAGGCCGAGACCGCCGGCGGATACGCCAAGGAAATGTCGGACGAGTACAAGAAGAAGCAGAACGAACTCGTGGCGACTCATATCGCCAAGCAGGACATCGTCATCACCACGGCGCTGATCCCCGGCCGCCCGGCACCGAAGCTGATCGACGCCGCCATGGTCGCATCGATGAAGCCCGGCTCGGTGATCGTCGATCTTGCGGTCGAGCGCGGCGGCAATGTCGAGGGATCCAAACCCGGCAAGATCGCCAAGTCCGGAGACGTCAAGATCATCGGCCATTTGAACGTGCCCGGACGGATCGCGGCTTCCGCATCGACGCTCTATGCGAAGAACCTCTTCGCCTTTGCCGAAACGATGATCGACAAGGAAGCCAAGGCGATTGCGGTCAATTGGGACGATGAACTCGTCAAGGCGACCGTCCTGACCCGCGACGGTCAGGTCGTGCACCCGGCGTTCGCGCCGGACACCAAGTAA
- a CDS encoding M3 family oligoendopeptidase — protein sequence MTRPAFASAGQGASTQDNLGELPEWNLADLYPAHDAPEVAADMTRATTDAAAFEDRYKGRLEDMAKRSGAELATALKEMEALEDLMGRIASYAGLFYAGDTTDPVRQKFYGDAQDKLTAASTHLIFFTLELNRIPDAVLDAATQDPGLAHYRPWLDDIRKARPYQLEDRIEQLFHEKSVTGASAWNRLFDETMAGLRFDVDGKEQALEQTLTLLQDPDGAARKSAAQALGKTFKENLSTFTLITNTLAKDKEISDRWRGFEDIADSRHLSNRVEREVVDALVEAVRAAYPDLSHRYYAMKAKWFGKDTIDYWDRNAPLPLADSRKIPWEEARALVLEAYGRFSPKMADIADDFFAKGWIDAPARPGKAPGAFAHPTVPSAHPYVLLNYQGRTRDVMTLAHELGHGVHQVLAAPNGALMAPTPLTLAETASVFGEMLTFKELLQTAETPERRKILLAGKVEDMLNTVVRQIAFYSFERKVHAARREGELTSQAICDLWMSVQGESLGPAIRFGDGYETFWAYIPHFIHSPFYVYAYAFGDCLVNSLYAVYEGAEDGFQDKYFAMLSAGGTKHHSELLAPFGLDASDPAFWSKGLLVISGFIDELERLEG from the coding sequence ATGACAAGGCCGGCCTTCGCCTCCGCAGGCCAGGGAGCCAGTACGCAGGACAACCTCGGAGAGCTGCCGGAATGGAACCTCGCCGATCTCTACCCGGCCCATGACGCGCCGGAGGTCGCCGCCGACATGACCCGCGCGACGACGGACGCGGCCGCCTTCGAGGACCGTTACAAAGGCCGGCTCGAGGACATGGCAAAACGCTCGGGCGCGGAACTGGCGACGGCGCTGAAGGAAATGGAGGCGCTTGAGGACCTGATGGGCCGCATCGCCTCCTACGCGGGTCTGTTTTATGCCGGCGACACAACCGACCCCGTGCGCCAGAAGTTCTACGGCGATGCGCAGGACAAGCTGACGGCGGCCAGCACGCATCTGATTTTCTTCACGCTGGAACTCAACCGCATTCCGGACGCGGTTCTCGATGCCGCCACGCAGGATCCGGGTCTGGCGCATTATCGCCCCTGGCTCGACGACATCCGCAAGGCGCGGCCCTATCAGCTCGAGGACCGCATCGAGCAGCTCTTCCACGAGAAGTCGGTGACCGGCGCGTCCGCCTGGAACCGCCTGTTCGACGAGACCATGGCCGGCCTGCGCTTCGACGTCGACGGCAAGGAACAAGCGCTGGAACAGACACTTACGCTGCTGCAGGATCCCGACGGCGCCGCCCGGAAATCCGCCGCGCAAGCGTTGGGCAAGACCTTCAAGGAAAACCTGTCGACCTTCACGCTGATCACCAACACGCTGGCCAAGGACAAGGAAATCTCCGACCGCTGGCGCGGGTTCGAGGACATCGCCGACAGCCGGCACCTGTCCAACCGTGTCGAGCGGGAGGTGGTCGATGCGCTGGTCGAGGCCGTGCGCGCCGCCTATCCAGACCTGTCGCATCGCTATTATGCAATGAAGGCGAAGTGGTTCGGCAAGGACACCATCGACTACTGGGACCGCAACGCGCCGCTGCCCCTGGCCGACAGCCGCAAGATCCCCTGGGAGGAAGCCCGCGCGCTGGTGCTGGAAGCCTATGGCCGGTTCTCGCCGAAGATGGCCGACATCGCCGACGACTTCTTCGCCAAGGGCTGGATCGACGCGCCGGCCCGTCCCGGCAAGGCGCCAGGCGCCTTCGCCCATCCCACGGTGCCCAGCGCACACCCCTACGTGCTGCTCAACTATCAGGGCCGCACCCGCGACGTGATGACGCTTGCCCATGAGCTTGGTCACGGCGTTCACCAGGTGCTCGCCGCCCCCAACGGCGCGTTGATGGCCCCCACGCCGCTGACGCTTGCCGAAACCGCCAGCGTCTTCGGCGAGATGCTGACGTTCAAGGAGCTGCTGCAGACCGCGGAGACACCGGAGCGCCGCAAGATCCTGCTCGCCGGCAAGGTCGAGGACATGCTCAACACCGTCGTGCGCCAGATTGCCTTCTACAGTTTCGAGCGCAAGGTCCACGCCGCACGTCGCGAGGGAGAGCTGACCTCGCAGGCGATCTGCGATCTGTGGATGTCGGTGCAGGGCGAAAGCCTCGGGCCGGCGATCCGCTTCGGCGATGGCTACGAGACCTTCTGGGCCTATATCCCGCACTTCATCCATTCGCCCTTCTACGTCTACGCCTATGCCTTCGGCGACTGCCTGGTGAACTCCCTCTACGCCGTCTATGAAGGCGCGGAAGACGGTTTCCAGGACAAGTATTTCGCCATGCTGTCGGCGGGCGGCACCAAGCATCATTCCGAGCTGCTGGCGCCCTTCGGACTGGATGCCAGCGATCCGGCCTTCTGGTCGAAGGGCCTGTTGGTGATCTCCGGCTTCATCGACGAACTGGAACGGCTGGAGGGCTGA
- a CDS encoding DUF3445 domain-containing protein, with product MPGGMAIRDESVHAPFAHTPYDGSSQPFTVGLMPLDPREWIEPDHRFAEQMAEKDRLFAGAGEAPVFLAEPDTHAAQADVLEMLRSYLPDRFPELYTPTATGLRLTAAGHDIDLDTSGAPPLKTAARLVQEDLVLMRKGDDGYRLAAAALCFPSSWSLAEKFGQSMTGIHETVPGFNGARMGMMVARIFDNLPVDRPSWRLNWSLYSSPELHQPRAKRIDPQASDPTRMDHRTLESGAAEFPLFVRVERQTLRRLPTSGDILFTIKVHHDPVSAFARHPNGADLAEGLRAQLEALNPDQLAYKGLTGARAAIMGLLDDLARIAGRT from the coding sequence ATGCCGGGCGGGATGGCAATTCGCGACGAGAGCGTGCACGCGCCCTTCGCGCACACGCCCTATGACGGCTCCTCGCAACCCTTCACCGTGGGACTGATGCCACTCGACCCGCGCGAGTGGATCGAGCCGGACCACCGTTTCGCCGAGCAGATGGCCGAAAAGGATCGCCTTTTCGCCGGAGCCGGAGAGGCTCCGGTGTTCCTGGCGGAACCGGACACACACGCGGCTCAGGCGGACGTGCTGGAAATGCTGCGAAGCTACCTGCCGGATCGGTTCCCCGAGCTCTACACACCGACGGCGACGGGCCTTCGCCTCACCGCGGCCGGGCACGACATCGATCTGGACACGTCCGGCGCGCCACCGCTCAAGACGGCGGCCCGGCTGGTGCAGGAAGATCTGGTGTTGATGCGCAAGGGCGACGATGGTTACCGCCTTGCGGCGGCCGCCTTGTGCTTTCCCTCATCCTGGTCGCTTGCGGAGAAGTTCGGCCAGTCGATGACCGGGATCCACGAGACCGTGCCGGGCTTCAATGGCGCGCGCATGGGCATGATGGTGGCGCGGATTTTCGATAATCTGCCGGTGGATCGCCCGTCCTGGCGGCTCAACTGGTCGCTTTATTCCAGCCCCGAGCTGCACCAGCCCCGCGCCAAGCGCATCGACCCGCAGGCGAGCGACCCGACCCGCATGGACCACCGGACACTGGAGAGTGGTGCGGCGGAGTTTCCGCTCTTCGTGCGCGTCGAGCGCCAGACCCTGCGGCGCCTGCCGACAAGCGGCGACATCCTCTTCACCATCAAGGTGCATCACGACCCGGTCTCCGCCTTCGCCCGCCATCCAAACGGCGCGGACCTTGCCGAAGGACTGCGCGCACAACTGGAAGCCCTGAACCCCGACCAGCTCGCCTACAAGGGGCTGACCGGCGCCCGCGCGGCGATCATGGGCTTGCTGGACGATCTTGCGCGGATTGCCGGCAGGACGTGA
- a CDS encoding AarF/ABC1/UbiB kinase family protein: protein MPTTPPRDREQNRMSARVGRYARVGANVGGLAAKLAGARVFGYEVDNEKQAAELAAALGGLKGPLMKVAQLLSTIPDAIPPEYAAELAQLQSDAPPMGWPFVKRRMSAELGRDWQSRFKEFDRAPAAAASLGQVHRAVSQDGAPLACKLQYPDMASAVEADLSQLGLLFSVHRRMQPAIDTREIAQEIGERVREELDYKREAKQIAAYSEIFRDEARIRVPAVHDTLSTGRLLTMNWLEGAPLLSFRDSPLEERNLLAETMFKAWWHPFSHFGMIHGDPHLGNYTVFSQDGAPAGINLLDYGCIRIFPPEFVAGVVDLYRGLLEENEALVVSAYERWGFKGLTRDLIDILNIWARFIYGPLLTDRVRSIADGVKPGEYGRKEAFRVHRALKEKGPVTVPREFVFMDRAAIGLGGVFLHLRAELNFFRLFNEQIESFETATVQGRQSKLLSSVGLIP from the coding sequence ATGCCGACCACGCCGCCTCGCGATCGGGAACAGAACCGCATGAGTGCCCGGGTCGGCCGCTACGCAAGGGTCGGCGCGAATGTCGGCGGCCTGGCCGCAAAGCTCGCAGGCGCACGCGTCTTCGGCTATGAGGTCGACAACGAAAAGCAGGCGGCGGAACTGGCCGCCGCGCTCGGCGGCCTCAAGGGACCGCTGATGAAGGTTGCCCAGCTTCTTTCCACCATTCCCGACGCCATCCCGCCGGAATATGCAGCCGAACTGGCGCAACTCCAGTCCGATGCGCCGCCGATGGGCTGGCCCTTCGTCAAACGGCGCATGTCGGCGGAGCTTGGACGCGACTGGCAGTCACGTTTCAAGGAATTCGACCGTGCCCCGGCGGCGGCCGCCTCGCTTGGCCAGGTGCACCGCGCGGTCTCGCAAGACGGCGCCCCGCTGGCCTGCAAGCTGCAATATCCCGACATGGCCTCGGCGGTGGAAGCGGACCTCAGCCAGCTTGGCTTGCTGTTCTCGGTCCACCGGCGCATGCAGCCGGCGATCGATACCCGCGAGATCGCCCAGGAAATCGGCGAACGGGTGCGCGAGGAACTCGACTACAAGCGCGAGGCGAAACAGATCGCCGCCTACAGCGAGATCTTCAGGGACGAGGCCCGCATCCGCGTGCCGGCCGTGCATGACACACTTTCCACGGGACGTCTCCTGACCATGAACTGGCTGGAAGGCGCCCCGCTCTTGTCGTTCAGGGACAGCCCGCTGGAAGAGCGCAACCTGCTGGCGGAGACGATGTTCAAGGCCTGGTGGCACCCCTTCAGCCACTTCGGCATGATCCATGGCGACCCGCACCTGGGCAACTACACGGTGTTCTCGCAAGACGGCGCGCCGGCGGGCATCAACCTGCTCGACTACGGCTGCATCCGCATCTTCCCGCCGGAGTTCGTGGCCGGCGTCGTCGATCTCTACCGCGGCCTTCTGGAGGAAAACGAAGCACTGGTGGTGTCCGCCTACGAGCGCTGGGGCTTCAAGGGGCTGACACGCGACCTGATCGATATCCTCAACATCTGGGCGCGGTTCATCTACGGCCCGCTTCTCACCGACCGCGTGCGCTCGATCGCCGACGGCGTCAAACCGGGAGAATACGGGCGCAAGGAAGCTTTCCGCGTGCACCGGGCCTTGAAGGAGAAAGGCCCGGTGACTGTCCCGCGCGAGTTCGTGTTCATGGACCGCGCCGCCATCGGGCTGGGGGGCGTGTTTTTGCACCTGCGCGCCGAACTCAACTTCTTCCGCCTGTTCAACGAGCAGATCGAGAGTTTCGAAACAGCCACCGTGCAAGGACGCCAGTCCAAGCTGCTGTCATCGGTGGGTCTGATCCCCTGA
- a CDS encoding NAD(P)(+) transhydrogenase (Re/Si-specific) subunit beta, with translation MLSANVTAVLYVISAVLFILALRGLSSPETSRQGNFLGMIGMAIAIVTTLLTAAPGAGGLLMILAGLAIGGGIGAVTAKRVPMTAMPQLVAAFHSLVGMAAVFVAAGALYAPQAFGIGVTGQIPGASLVEMSIGVAIGAITFTGSVIAFAKLDGRMSGTPIMLPMRHAINAGLALLILVLIGVFVQGESHTVFWVIVILSLIFGGLIIIPIGGADMPVVVSMLNSYSGWAAAGIGFTLGNMALIVVGALVGSSGAILSYIMCKGMNRSFISVILGGFGGDSVAAASGGAEERPVKQGSAEDAAFIMKNAGKVIIVPGYGMAVAQAQHALRELADTLKEEGVEVKYAIHPVAGRMPGHMNVLLAEAQVPYDEVFELEDINSEFSQADVVYVIGANDVTNPAARDDPQSPIYGMPILDVDKAGTVLFVKRGMGSGYAGIQNELFFLDKTMMLFGDAKKMTEGIIKSM, from the coding sequence ATGCTTTCCGCCAATGTCACGGCCGTCCTCTATGTGATTTCGGCTGTTCTCTTCATCCTGGCGCTGCGCGGGCTTTCAAGCCCTGAGACATCGCGCCAGGGCAATTTCCTCGGCATGATCGGCATGGCCATCGCCATCGTTACGACGCTGCTCACCGCCGCGCCCGGCGCCGGCGGCCTCTTGATGATCCTTGCCGGTCTTGCGATCGGCGGCGGGATCGGCGCCGTCACCGCCAAGCGGGTCCCGATGACCGCCATGCCCCAGCTCGTGGCGGCGTTCCACTCGCTCGTCGGCATGGCCGCCGTGTTCGTGGCCGCCGGTGCACTCTACGCGCCGCAGGCCTTCGGCATCGGCGTGACCGGCCAGATCCCGGGCGCGAGCCTTGTGGAAATGTCGATCGGCGTCGCCATCGGCGCGATCACCTTCACCGGCTCTGTTATCGCCTTCGCCAAGCTTGATGGTCGCATGTCAGGCACTCCGATCATGCTGCCGATGCGCCATGCCATCAACGCAGGCCTGGCACTTCTGATCCTCGTTCTGATCGGGGTCTTCGTGCAGGGCGAAAGCCACACGGTCTTCTGGGTGATCGTGATCCTCTCGCTGATCTTCGGCGGGTTGATCATCATCCCGATCGGCGGCGCGGACATGCCCGTCGTTGTCTCCATGCTCAACTCCTATTCGGGTTGGGCGGCGGCCGGCATCGGCTTCACGCTCGGCAACATGGCGCTGATCGTCGTTGGCGCGCTGGTCGGTTCCTCGGGCGCGATCCTGTCCTACATCATGTGCAAGGGCATGAACCGCTCCTTCATCTCCGTCATCCTCGGCGGCTTCGGCGGCGACAGCGTCGCGGCGGCCAGCGGCGGTGCGGAAGAGCGGCCCGTGAAGCAGGGCTCGGCGGAAGACGCCGCCTTCATCATGAAGAACGCCGGCAAGGTGATCATCGTGCCCGGTTACGGCATGGCGGTGGCCCAGGCGCAACACGCGCTGCGCGAGCTGGCCGACACGCTGAAGGAAGAAGGCGTGGAGGTGAAATACGCCATTCACCCCGTCGCCGGCCGCATGCCCGGCCACATGAACGTGCTTCTGGCCGAGGCGCAGGTGCCCTATGACGAGGTCTTCGAACTGGAGGACATCAACTCCGAGTTCTCTCAGGCCGATGTCGTCTATGTGATCGGCGCCAACGACGTGACCAACCCGGCCGCACGCGACGATCCGCAGTCGCCGATCTACGGCATGCCGATCCTCGACGTCGACAAGGCCGGCACGGTGCTCTTCGTCAAGCGCGGCATGGGCTCCGGCTACGCCGGCATCCAGAACGAGCTGTTCTTCCTGGACAAGACGATGATGCTCTTCGGCGACGCCAAGAAGATGACCGAGGGCATCATCAAGTCGATGTAA
- a CDS encoding sigma-54 dependent transcriptional regulator, with amino-acid sequence MIPTSGRILIADDDPVQRRLLEEAVKRFGYRSRTVENGAQAVEALSGPDGADIDLLILDLVMPELDGMGVIARLREMRSSIPIIVQTAHAGIDAAVNAIRAGAQDFVVKPVSPERLEVAIRTFMKMKALEGEITRIHKQSSGTFTFDDIVTRSEAMERVIRVGSRAAHSQIPVLIEGESGVGKELIARAIQGTSERRARAFVTVNCGAIPEHLVESILFGHEKGAFTGAVEKHVGKFQEAHGGTLFLDEVGELPPDIQVKLLRALQEGEIDPIGARRPVKVDFRLISATNRRLVDLVKDGQFREDLYYRLNVFPLWLPPLRDRREDIPDLVRHFLARFVAEEGRSHITTVAPDAVAMLQAYDWPGNIRQLENAVFRAVVLCEGDHLRMDDFPQVLASVGQDPGQPASVSSDAIGSSGAGMPPRPDHLSRAARSVDSGFPTDPGPAHEVGTASAFHPAIGAGGDPSGRQVPFGYLRCLDDHGHVRALDSIEADMIRTAIDHYSGRMTEVARRLSIGRSTLYRKLKDYGLDATDDADAAE; translated from the coding sequence ATGATCCCGACAAGCGGACGCATTCTCATCGCCGATGACGACCCGGTGCAGCGCCGGCTGCTTGAGGAAGCGGTCAAGCGCTTCGGATATCGCTCGCGAACGGTTGAAAACGGCGCGCAGGCGGTCGAGGCCCTGTCGGGACCGGACGGAGCCGACATCGATCTCCTGATCCTTGATCTGGTGATGCCCGAACTCGACGGCATGGGCGTGATCGCGCGCCTTCGCGAGATGCGCTCCTCGATCCCGATCATCGTGCAGACCGCGCACGCCGGCATCGACGCCGCCGTCAACGCCATCCGTGCCGGCGCTCAGGATTTCGTGGTCAAGCCGGTGTCGCCGGAACGGCTGGAAGTCGCCATTCGCACCTTCATGAAGATGAAGGCGCTGGAAGGCGAAATCACCCGCATCCACAAGCAGTCGAGCGGCACCTTTACGTTTGACGATATCGTGACGCGCTCGGAGGCGATGGAGCGGGTCATCCGTGTCGGCAGCCGGGCCGCACACTCACAGATCCCGGTGCTGATCGAGGGCGAGTCGGGTGTGGGCAAGGAGCTGATCGCCCGCGCGATCCAGGGAACGAGCGAACGACGCGCGCGCGCCTTCGTCACCGTGAATTGCGGAGCGATCCCCGAGCATCTGGTGGAATCGATTCTGTTCGGCCATGAGAAGGGCGCCTTCACCGGTGCTGTGGAAAAACACGTTGGCAAGTTCCAGGAAGCGCATGGCGGAACGCTGTTTCTGGACGAGGTCGGTGAACTTCCGCCCGACATCCAGGTGAAGCTCTTGCGTGCGCTGCAGGAAGGCGAGATCGATCCGATCGGCGCGCGGCGTCCGGTCAAGGTCGATTTCCGCTTGATCTCGGCGACCAACCGGCGGCTCGTCGATCTGGTGAAGGACGGGCAGTTTCGCGAGGATCTCTATTATCGGCTGAACGTCTTTCCGCTGTGGTTGCCGCCGCTGCGCGACCGTCGGGAGGACATTCCCGATCTCGTGCGCCATTTTCTGGCGCGTTTCGTCGCGGAGGAGGGGCGTTCGCATATCACCACCGTCGCGCCCGATGCGGTGGCGATGCTTCAGGCCTACGATTGGCCCGGCAATATCCGCCAGCTTGAAAATGCGGTGTTTCGCGCGGTCGTCCTGTGCGAAGGTGATCACTTGCGGATGGACGACTTTCCGCAGGTGCTCGCAAGCGTCGGACAGGATCCGGGACAGCCGGCATCGGTCTCGTCTGACGCCATCGGATCGTCAGGAGCCGGTATGCCGCCGCGGCCGGATCACCTTTCGCGTGCTGCGCGGTCCGTCGATAGCGGTTTCCCAACCGACCCCGGCCCCGCCCATGAGGTCGGTACTGCCTCCGCCTTCCACCCCGCCATTGGCGCCGGCGGCGATCCCTCCGGCAGGCAGGTCCCGTTTGGATACCTGCGCTGTCTCGACGATCACGGTCATGTGCGCGCGCTCGATTCAATCGAAGCGGACATGATCCGCACGGCAATCGATCACTACAGTGGGCGCATGACGGAAGTCGCGCGAAGGTTGTCTATCGGTCGCTCGACGCTCTACCGAAAGTTGAAGGACTATGGCCTCGATGCAACAGATGATGCCGACGCCGCCGAATAG